GAAGGAATTTACGGGTACGTACCTCACTGCCAAGTATGGAAAAGGAACGTATACCTACAGCTCGCTCGTGTGGTATCGCGAAATTCCGTCACTCGTACCGGGTGCGATCCGATTGTTTGTCAACATGATCAGCCCACAGCAGTAATCATAATAGAAGGGAAGGCGATCGTTCGGCGGTCGCCTCCCTCCTAAAAGAAGATCAGACGCAAAAATAGAAGCAGTTTACGAATGGGTAGGGAAGGAGATGCAAGAAAGATGAATTACAGAGATCGGATTTTTCAACAGGAGGGAGCCAGTTTCCCTGGCAAGACATACGTGGAGGCGGTTTTGGAGCCTGCATTTAACGAAGCGAAGCACCATCTGCTGCATCCAATGATGGCGATCAGCAAGGCACATTTGATCATGCTTCGTGAACAAGAATTGCTCACAGACGATGAGGCCAAAAGAATTGCTGGTGCACTGTGTGGGATCGAAATGGAAGAGCTGCGCCAATCGCATTACACCGGGCAGTTTGAAGATTTGTTCTTTCAGGTAGAGAGCCGTTTGCTGGAACTGGCTCCTGATGTGGCAGGAAATCTGCATCTGGCTCGCAGCCGCAACGACATGGGGATTACCATATACCGCATGGTGCTGCGTGAAAAATTATTGGTGACCTTGGCTTCTGCCCTCTATCTGAAAGAGCATTTGCTCCTCTTTGCAAATGAGCATGTGGATACGATTATGATTGGCTACACGCACACACAGCAGGCACAGCCGACGACAATGGCGCATTACATCATGGCGGCTACTGACATGCTCAGCCGTGATATCAAGCGACTGATCCAAGCCTATCACACAGTCAATCGTTCACCGATGGGGGCAGCGGCCTTGACGACTTCTGGCTTTGCAATCAGCCGGGAGCGGATGCGCGAATTGCTCGGATTTGATGAGCTGGTGGAAAATTCCTATGATGCAGTCTGCGGCGCGGATTATTTGGGGGAAGTAGCGACAGCCGTACAATTGGCAGCCATTAATTTGGGGCGTACGGTTCAAGATATGCTGCTGTGGTGCACACAAGAGTTCGCGGGGTTAAAAGTCGCGAGTCCGTACGTGCAGATTAGCTCCATCATGCCGCAAAAGCGCAATCCGGTTTCCTTTGAACATATGCGCTCTCTGTTGTCCAGTGCAGCAGGAAATGCGACGACAGTGCTTACGATGATGCACAATACGCCTTTTGGCGATATCGTGGATACCGAGGATGACATGCAGCCATACGCCTGGCGGAGTATGGGCGTACTCGAGCAGATGTATCGCTTGATGGCGAGTGTTGTTGGTACGATGGAAGTGAACAAGGATGTCCTCTTGGAGCGGGCAAAGGGCAGCTTTGCGACCGTTACAGAGCTGGCGGATACTTTGGTGCGCACGGATCAGCTTTCGTTCCGCAAATCTCATCACATCGTGAGTCGTGTGGTAAAAGAAGCGATGAGCGAGCAACTCGCTGCGAACCAAATCAGCTTGGAGCTGGTAAACCGTGCAGCCATGGAAGTAATCGGGCGAGAGCTGTCGCTCACAGCAGAAGAGCTCAGACTGGCGCTTGACCCTGTTCATTTCGTAATGATCCGCAAGCTTCCTGGTGGACCAAATCCAGAGGAAATGAAGCGCATGATCGCTGTTCGCCAAGCTGTTCTCCAGCAGGAAACAGAATGGCTGGCACAGAAAAAGCAGGAGATTGCGAATGTGATGAAAGGGCTTGATCAGATGACAGCTGAATGGAGTGTGGGGTAATGGCAGTGGTGCGAATACCTCTTCTGGCAGTGGACGGAGGGGGCACCAAGTGTCTGGCGGTACTGGTGGACCGCTCCAGAAATGAAATCGGTGCAGGACGCTCCGGTTCATGCAATTATCAAGGGATCGGGGAGGAAGCGGCAGCTCGTGAGTTGGTTGCAGCGATCAGCCAAGCTATAAACGATGCGATCGCTCGTCAAACAGTTGCCCCCTTTATGAGCGGCACTTCGACACTGGCTGGACCAATCGAATGGGAAATTGAGTGCGCGGTGTTCGGGATCGCTGGCCTGGACACGGAGTATGATCGACAGGTAATCTCGCGTATGGTGAGCAAGGTACTGCACCAGCTTGGTATTCGCGTCCAGCAGCTGATTGTGGAAAACGACGGGTTTGCGGCATTGCTCGGTGCGACCGGAGGCACCCCCGGCATTTTGGTCATCGCAGGCACAGGCTCGATTGCCTTTGGTGTAAACGATGAACAGGAAACGGCGCGAGCAGGGGGCTGGGGGCATCGGGTCGGTGACGAGGGCAGTGGCTACTGGATCGGCAAGCAAGCGATTATGGCTGTATTAAAAGCAGCAGATGGCCGCGGCGAGCCGACCATATTGAAGGAGCTGCTCCTCCCGCACGTTGGACTGGGACGCGTAGATGAATTGTTTAACTGGACGTACAGTGAGCATTATTCCGTAGAGAAGGTAGGAGAGCTGTCGCCGTTGGTTAGTCAAGCGGCACTAGCCGGAGATAAAGTGGCAGTAGCTATTTTGCAGGTCGCAGGCGAAGAGCTCTTCGATGCTGCTCGGGCTGTCATAGATACGTTGCAAATGAAAGCCAAGCCGTTTCAGATGATCATGCAGGGAGGCGTTTTGCAAAACGATGATCGCGTGCGAGAAATTGTCGTAGAGCGCGTCCGAGAGTACGCATCGCAAGTCGTCATCGAAAATGCGCAAAACGATCCGATTTACGGTGTCATAGCAAAAGGATTGGCTTATTTAGAACGCCAATCGAGCGGCAAGTGAGGTGCCAGTAATGAAAAAAGTAATGGTTGTCTTTCCCCATCCGGACGATGAGTCTTTTGCCTGCGGGGGAACGTTGGCAAAGTGCAAGGACGCCGGACATGAAACGTGTTATTTGTGCATTACCTCCGGCTGCAAAGGACGCAGCGGTCCATTCGATATCGATTGTCGAGAAAAGCTGGCAAAACATCGAGAAATAGAGCTGAAAACAGCAGCGGAAGTGCTCGGAATCAGTCGTCTCGACTTGTTCCGGTACGCGGATGGTTCCTTGCA
This genomic stretch from Brevibacillus sp. DP1.3A harbors:
- the argH gene encoding argininosuccinate lyase; this encodes MNYRDRIFQQEGASFPGKTYVEAVLEPAFNEAKHHLLHPMMAISKAHLIMLREQELLTDDEAKRIAGALCGIEMEELRQSHYTGQFEDLFFQVESRLLELAPDVAGNLHLARSRNDMGITIYRMVLREKLLVTLASALYLKEHLLLFANEHVDTIMIGYTHTQQAQPTTMAHYIMAATDMLSRDIKRLIQAYHTVNRSPMGAAALTTSGFAISRERMRELLGFDELVENSYDAVCGADYLGEVATAVQLAAINLGRTVQDMLLWCTQEFAGLKVASPYVQISSIMPQKRNPVSFEHMRSLLSSAAGNATTVLTMMHNTPFGDIVDTEDDMQPYAWRSMGVLEQMYRLMASVVGTMEVNKDVLLERAKGSFATVTELADTLVRTDQLSFRKSHHIVSRVVKEAMSEQLAANQISLELVNRAAMEVIGRELSLTAEELRLALDPVHFVMIRKLPGGPNPEEMKRMIAVRQAVLQQETEWLAQKKQEIANVMKGLDQMTAEWSVG
- a CDS encoding N-acetylglucosamine kinase, whose amino-acid sequence is MAVVRIPLLAVDGGGTKCLAVLVDRSRNEIGAGRSGSCNYQGIGEEAAARELVAAISQAINDAIARQTVAPFMSGTSTLAGPIEWEIECAVFGIAGLDTEYDRQVISRMVSKVLHQLGIRVQQLIVENDGFAALLGATGGTPGILVIAGTGSIAFGVNDEQETARAGGWGHRVGDEGSGYWIGKQAIMAVLKAADGRGEPTILKELLLPHVGLGRVDELFNWTYSEHYSVEKVGELSPLVSQAALAGDKVAVAILQVAGEELFDAARAVIDTLQMKAKPFQMIMQGGVLQNDDRVREIVVERVREYASQVVIENAQNDPIYGVIAKGLAYLERQSSGK